A genome region from Paradevosia shaoguanensis includes the following:
- a CDS encoding (deoxy)nucleoside triphosphate pyrophosphohydrolase — protein MSDRPILLVVACALVDADRRVLIAQRPEGKNLAGLWEFPGGKLEPGEGPEEALIRELREELGIETKSACLAPLTFASHSYENFHLLMPLYVCRKWQGFPQAKEHSALKWVRPQALRDYPMPPADEPLIAPLCDLL, from the coding sequence GTGAGCGATCGGCCGATCCTTCTCGTCGTCGCCTGCGCGCTGGTCGATGCCGACCGGCGCGTGCTCATCGCACAGCGGCCCGAGGGCAAGAACCTGGCCGGGCTCTGGGAGTTTCCCGGTGGCAAGCTCGAGCCGGGCGAGGGGCCGGAGGAAGCGCTGATCCGCGAACTGCGCGAGGAGCTGGGCATCGAGACGAAGTCGGCGTGCCTGGCGCCGCTAACATTTGCCAGCCATTCTTACGAGAATTTTCACCTGTTGATGCCACTCTATGTGTGCCGGAAATGGCAGGGATTTCCGCAGGCTAAGGAACATTCGGCGCTCAAGTGGGTGCGTCCGCAGGCCTTGCGCGACTACCCGATGCCACCTGCCGACGAGCCGCTGATCGCGCCCTTGTGCGACCTGCTCTGA
- a CDS encoding Flp family type IVb pilin has translation MLERALKRFLSDEAGATAIEYSLLAGLIAVVAIAGVFATGGGVSSLFDYIKDNAIPALTPKG, from the coding sequence ATGCTGGAACGTGCGCTGAAGCGTTTTCTGAGTGACGAGGCCGGAGCGACGGCGATCGAGTACAGCCTTCTGGCCGGGCTCATCGCGGTTGTGGCGATTGCCGGGGTCTTCGCCACGGGTGGCGGGGTGAGTTCGCTGTTCGACTACATCAAGGACAATGCCATCCCGGCATTGACGCCCAAGGGCTAG